The Raphanus sativus cultivar WK10039 chromosome 2, ASM80110v3, whole genome shotgun sequence genome includes a region encoding these proteins:
- the LOC108835385 gene encoding protein FAR1-RELATED SEQUENCE 8-like: protein MRELRGNSEDSYKMLYSYLYMLEQVNSGTTTRVELDEAGKFKYIFIALGACIEGFKVMRKVILVDATVLKNGYGGVLVFAKDQDHNRHHYPLAFGELDGENYASWTWFFEMLKTVIPDSSEIVFMSDRNQSLITAVANVYPQSHNGHCIWHLAQNVRNHACNTIKAVVAWRFMEFARYYTVHEFEAAYASFKVRYPSAFKYVEENTKRETWARVYFPDFYWFNEHRKDAVSGSIDTKLVLPVEIHLHNLWGKAEKTPVRELNSYDLEYEVTDTDDGKVYLVNLIVNTCSCKVYDYKKYPCLHGLAAYLYFLEVPAAHGRRREVNIDIIS from the exons ATGCGTGAGTTGCGTGGTAATTCAGAAGACAGCTACAAGATGTTGTATAGCTACTTGTACATGTTAGAGCAGGTTAATTCCGGAACAACAACAAGGGTGGAGTTGGATGAGGCAGGAAAGTTCAAGTACATTTTCATAGCTTTAGGAGCTTGCATTGAAGGGTTTAAGGTCATGAGGAAAGTGATTCTTGTGGATGCTACGGTTTTGAAGAACGGATATGGAGGTGTACTAGTATTTGCTAAAGATCAAGATCATAATCGTCACCATTATCCCCTAGCGTTTGGGGAACTCGACGGTGAGAATTATGCTAGTTGGACTTGGTTTTTCGAGATGCTCAAAACTGTTATACCGGACTCATCTGAAATAGTATTTATGAGCGATAGGAATCAGAGCCTCATCACCGCTGTAGCAAATGTGTATCCACAATCTCACAATGGCCATTGTATATGGCATCTAGCTCAGAATGTGAGAAATCATGCTTGTAACACCATCAAAGCCGTAGTGGCATGGAGATTTATGGAGTTTGCTAGGTATTACACAGTGCATGAGTTCGAGGCTGCTTATGCATCTTTTAAAGTGAGATATCCTTCAGCCTTCAAGTATGTGGAGGAGAACACTAAGAGAGAAACATGGGCTAGGGTCTATTTTCCAG ATTTCTACTGGTTTAATGAACATCGGAAGGACGCTGTGTCTGGATCGATTGATACCAAACTGGTTCTTCCGGTTGAGATCCATTTGCACAACTTATGGGGCAAAGCTGAGAAAACGCCAGTGCGTGAGCTGAATAGTTATGATCTTGAGTATGAGGTAACCGACACTGACGATGGGAAGGTTTATTTGGTGAACTTGATAGTGAATACATGTAGCTGCAAggtatatgattataaaaagtATCCTTGTCTTCACGGACTTGCTGCTTACTTATATTTCCTTGAGGTTCCTGCTGCTCATGGTCGTCGACGTGAGGTCAACATAGATATCATCAGTTGA